From the genome of Sporomusa sphaeroides DSM 2875:
CAAAGTGCCGTTTCCGGCCTGTTCCAATAACCCTGGCGTGTTTTCGGCGCCGGTAAAAGCACCTTTAGTTGTGCCAAAAATCATACTTTCCAGCAAGGTTTCAGGTATGGCTGCACAATTCAAGGCAACAAACGGCTGCGCCGCAGCGGGTCCGTAATTATGGATGCTTTGAGCAAGAATTTCTTTTCCTGTACCGGTCTCACCTGTTAGCAATATGGGGGCTGAGCTAAGTGCCGCTTTTTTGGCTTTGTCAATAAGCCTGGTGAGTTGCGGGCTTTCGCCAACCAGACAGGAAAAATCGTAGCTGGTGCCGTTTTGCAGCCGATTGCTGCTGCCGCAGTAACTTTGTATTTGCTCCTGCAGCTGAGAGACCTTGTTAAGTAAATGGGCCATTTCAGTAATATTTTTATTGATTGAACAAACGGCAACAATCTCACCTTCACGTTTAATGGGTATTACAGTTGACAGCATGTGTACTTCACGGTGATCTACGGTACGGTATTTTTTATATTTGTCAAAGGACGGTCTGCCTGTAATAAATACACTGCGCAGTTCTTCAAGCATAGCCTTTCGCTGGGAAGGCTCAAAACGTTCAATTCGATTATTATAAAACAATTCGTCACCATGCTGATTGATGACATATACCGCATCTTGCATGTAATTGGCAATAGCCTGCAAATATAATGATTTATCAATAGTATCCATATTCTACCTACCCACTCCCAATAATAACAACATTTTATCCAATATACGCCTGGGAGTAAAGAGGTAATGCAATAAAATAATGCGCAACACTTTGATGCGGTTATAAACAATGCTTGCTGCTGCTTAACAGCGTAGTTTTCAGAGATGTTGCCTTACATACAGGGATTCCCAGGGGGCAATGGCTTATCTGTTGTAAACCTTACATTGGCATGAATTATGCAATACCAAGTAAAAAACAATGCATGAATATATATTGTGAACCGGAGGGTGCAGAGGCATGAATAAAGTTTTTCTGAGTGGCGCGGAACTGACAACCGCACAGGTATTACAGATAGCCCGGTGTGGGGCGCCTGTAGAGATTACTCCCACGGCCCGGCAGCGCCTGGCTGACGCCCGCCAGCTGGTAT
Proteins encoded in this window:
- a CDS encoding sigma-54 interaction domain-containing protein; its protein translation is MDTIDKSLYLQAIANYMQDAVYVINQHGDELFYNNRIERFEPSQRKAMLEELRSVFITGRPSFDKYKKYRTVDHREVHMLSTVIPIKREGEIVAVCSINKNITEMAHLLNKVSQLQEQIQSYCGSSNRLQNGTSYDFSCLVGESPQLTRLIDKAKKAALSSAPILLTGETGTGKEILAQSIHNYGPAAAQPFVALNCAAIPETLLESMIFGTTKGAFTGAENTPGLLEQAGNGTLFLDEINSMSLVLQAKMLRILEEKKFRRLGSHQEATVNCRIISSTNIDCHKLLAEHKMREDFYYRIAVVNLTISPLRERREDILLLASYFINKFNKVYGKHITRLSADLENLLLGHTWPGNVRELCHVLENAVSFSDNEAALSSAYLPDYFHKQVLSPQPNAFPKTTKQSLPQTLDELERKLIIDALTASKGNITKAALTLGIHRQNLQVRIKKLNITKSVLFAAE